In the Candidatus Sulfotelmatobacter sp. genome, one interval contains:
- a CDS encoding aldo/keto reductase: MNYRALGKTGLKVSELSLGSWTTYGGSVANDDAIQIVRKAFDLGVNLFDTADVYVRGGAENLLGQAIVGLPREQLVIATKCMGRVWDGPLGAGLSRKHIFDAMDQSLRRLGVDYVDLYQAHAPDAGTPIEETLRAFEDLVRMGKARYVGFSNFDREPALARRVVEIQGARGWDPMISSQPRYNLVDRHVEREHIAFCKKNGIGMIVYSPLAQGVLTNKYAGGARPEGSRANTNFAHFLTAEKALTPENVASAERFAAWCSRQGAGTPAQIALAWVLREPQVSSAITGATRLEQLEENLKAGEIKLADSEWKEVEAAISGAPARTSHARSNGNGAAPKKKAPTAKNAPNAKKAPTAKRAPKLVRARSR; this comes from the coding sequence ATGAATTACCGCGCCCTCGGCAAGACCGGCCTCAAGGTTTCGGAGCTCTCCCTCGGGTCGTGGACCACCTATGGCGGATCGGTGGCCAACGACGACGCGATCCAGATCGTGCGCAAGGCGTTCGATCTCGGCGTCAATCTGTTCGACACCGCCGACGTCTACGTGCGCGGCGGCGCCGAGAACCTGCTCGGGCAGGCGATCGTCGGATTGCCGCGCGAGCAGCTGGTGATCGCCACCAAGTGCATGGGCCGCGTGTGGGACGGTCCGCTCGGCGCGGGGCTATCGCGCAAGCACATCTTCGACGCCATGGACCAGAGCCTGCGCCGGCTTGGCGTCGACTACGTGGATCTCTATCAGGCGCACGCGCCCGACGCCGGCACGCCGATCGAGGAAACGCTGCGGGCGTTCGAAGATCTGGTGCGCATGGGGAAGGCGCGCTACGTCGGATTCTCGAACTTCGACCGCGAGCCGGCCCTGGCGCGGCGCGTGGTCGAAATCCAGGGCGCGCGCGGCTGGGATCCGATGATCTCGAGCCAGCCGCGCTACAACCTGGTGGACCGGCACGTCGAGCGGGAGCACATCGCCTTCTGCAAGAAGAACGGCATCGGCATGATCGTCTACTCGCCGCTCGCGCAAGGCGTGCTCACCAACAAGTATGCCGGCGGCGCCCGCCCCGAAGGCAGCCGTGCGAATACGAACTTCGCGCACTTCCTCACCGCCGAGAAGGCGTTGACTCCCGAAAACGTCGCCTCGGCCGAGCGCTTCGCGGCGTGGTGCTCCAGGCAGGGTGCGGGAACCCCGGCGCAGATCGCCCTTGCCTGGGTGCTGCGCGAACCGCAGGTGTCGAGTGCGATCACCGGCGCCACGAGGCTCGAGCAGCTCGAGGAGAATCTCAAGGCGGGCGAGATCAAGCTCGCGGACTCCGAGTGGAAGGAAGTCGAGGCCGCGATCTCGGGTGCGCCTGCCCGCACGAGCCACGCCCGGTCCAATGGCAACGGCGCCGCCCCGAAGAAGAAG